AGCCTGCCTATGCCGCCGCGTGGACTGGAGCTACTCATCGCCCAAACCATCCTGCAGGGGTTTGACGCGCAATATGGTCGTTTTCTGGAAATTACCGCGGGCGCGCAGCACCGCTTCGAGCAGGCCGACTGGCACGCCGTCCAGCAGGCGATGAAAAGCCGTATCCATCTCTACGATCACCATGTCGGGCTGGTGGTGGAGCAGTTGCGCTGCATTATGGAAGGCAAGGCTACCGACCCCGATTTTCTGCTGCGCGTGAAGCGTCACTACACCGACTTGCTTCCCGATTATCCACGCTTTGAAATCGCTGAAAGCTTTTTTAATTCGGTCTATTGCAGGCTTTATGATCACCGCTCGCTGACGCCAGACAGGCTGTTTATTTTCAGCTCCCAGCCCGAGCGACGTTTTCGCACCATGCCGCGACCGCTCGCGAAAAATTTTTTCCCGGAGCAGGGCTGGCAGCCGCTTCTGACCACCTTACTCACCGATCTCCCGCTGCGCCTGCCGTGGCAGGATCTGGCGCGCGACGTGCGCTACATCATCGCGCATCTCAATGAGACTCTCGGCCCGGCGCGCCTTGCGCAGGCGCATCTGGAAGTGGCGAACGAACTTTTTTACCGCAACAAAGCCGCGTGGCTGGTGGGCAAACTGCGCCTGCCTGACGCCACGCTGCCTTTTCTGCTGCCTGTCCACCGCAGCGACGACGGCGAACTGTTTGTCGACACCTGCCTTACCGGCAGCGCCGGGGCGAGCATCGTTTTCGGCTTCGCCCGCTCTTATTTCATGGTGTATGCGCCGCTGCCCGCCGCGCTTGTCGAATGGCTGCGCGAAATCCTGCCGGGCAAAACCACGGCTGAGCTCTATATGGCGATTGGCTGCCAGAAACACGCCAAAACCGAAAGCTACCGCGAATATCTCCACTATCTGCGTCACGCCGACGAGCAGTTTATCGAGGCGCCAGGCATTCGCGGCATGGTGATGCTGGTCTTCACGCTGCCGGGGTTTGATCGCGTCTTTAAAGTCATCAAAGACCGCTTCGCCCCGCAAAAAGAGATGAGCGAAGCGCATGTGCGCGCCTGCTACCAGCTGGTCAAAGAGCACGACCGCGTCGGGCGCATGGCGGATACTCAGGAGTTTGAAAACTTCGTCATTGAAAAACGCCGTATCAGCCCGGAACTGATGGCGCTGCTGCAACAGGAGGTCGGGCAGAAGCTCACCGACATGGGCGATAAAATCTCCATCAGCCATCTCTATATTGAGCGCCGGATGGTGCCGCTCAATATCTGGCTGGAGCAGGCGACGGGCCAGCAGCTGCGCGACGCCATCGAAGAGTATGGCAACGCCATCCGCCAGCTCGCCGCCGCCAACATCTTTCCCGGCGACATGCTGTTTAAAAACTTCGGCGTCACGCGCCACGGGCGGGTCGTGTTCTACGATTACGACGAGATCTGCTACATGACCGAAGTAAACTTTCGCGATATCCCGCCGCCGCGCTACCCGGAGGACGAGCTCAGCGCCGAGCCCTGGTACAGCGTAGCGCCCGGCGACGTCTTCCCGGAGGAGTTTCGCCACTGGCTCTGCGCCGACCCGAAAATCGGCCCGCTGTTTGAGGAGATGCATAGCGATCTGTTCAGCGCCAGCTACTGGCGCGCGCTACAGACGCGCATTCGTGAAGGGTATGTGGAGGATGTGTACGCGTACCGCCGCCGCCAGCGCTTTTGCGTGCGCTGGAAAAACCACAACGGCCACCCGGAGGCAGCCGTTTCAGCGATTGCGCCCTCTGCGGTGGGCGAAGGCTAAAGCGAAGGCGTCAGAAGGAGAACCTCTGACGCCCGCAGGCCATTTAACGAACGCCGCCGAAAGCCTGCGTCACTTCTTTTGCCGCGCGGATCACCATCGCGCCTAACTCCGTCACGCGATCGTCCGTCATGCGTGAAATCGGGCCGGAAATAGAGATCGCGGCGAACGCCTCGTGGTGCTCGTCGTAAATGCAGGCCGCCACGCAGCGCAGGCCAAGCGCGTGCTCTTCATCATCAAACGAATAGCCGCGCTTGCGCGTCTGGGCGAGATCGTCTTTCAGATGCGCAGGTGCCACCAGCGTCGCGTGCGTATAGGCTTTCAACCCCTGACGATGCAGCAGCGCGGAGACATCTTCATCGCTTAACTGCGACAAAAACGCTTTACCGGCACCGGACGCGTGCATCGGCAGCTTGCCGCCAATCGGCGCGGACATACGCATCAGCTGGGTACACTGGACCTGGTCGATAATAATGGCCTGATGGTCGCTCTTATCCAGCACGGCGAGGTTCACGGTTTCGCCGGACTCTTCCATCAGTTTGCGCAGAATCGGGTGGACAATCGCCAGCAGGTTGCGGCTTTGCAGAAAACTGCTGCCGATAATAAAGGCGTGCGCGCCGATGGCCCAGTGGCCTAAATCGCCGACCTGGCGCACAAAGCCCAGCTGCTGCATAGTCGTCAGCAGGCGGTGAGTGGTGGAATTCGGCAATCCGGCTTGCTGCGCCAGCTCCGTCAGCGCCACGCTACCCTGCGATTCAGCTATCCACTCCAGCAGTTTCAGGCCGCGCGTAAGCGACTGCACCTGGCCCGTTGCCTGCGGGGCGGCAGCAGCGGCGGCGTTGCGGGGCTTTTTGCCACGTTTAGCGGGTACGGTAGCGACCATAGCGGCCTCCTTTTCTGTATCGTGGAAATCATTTTCGTTTTATTTGGCGATAATGCAACCGCCAGGCAACTCATCGGAGCAGTCAATAATGAACATGTCTCAAGTTGCCGTCGCTCGCCTTCCCCGGCCGATCGCTTTATGCCAGTATGGTTTGCTGGCCTTTCCGGCCTGGGTTTTGTCGAGTATCAGGAGCACATGTGAGTAGCAAATCTGAACAGCTGCACCGGCAATTAGCGGAACGCATTATGGTGCTGGACGGCGGTATGGGCACTATGATCCAGAGCTACCGTCTGGATGAAGAGGATTTCCGCGGCGAGCGTTTCGCCGACTGGCCGTGCGATCTTAAAGGTAACAATGACCTGCTGGTACTCACTAAGCCAGATATCATCGCCGCTATCCACTACGCCTACTTTGAAGCGGGCGCCGATATCATCGAGACCAATACCTTTAACTCGACGACCATCGCGATGGCCGATTACCAGATGGAAT
This sequence is a window from Cronobacter sakazakii. Protein-coding genes within it:
- the iclR gene encoding glyoxylate bypass operon transcriptional repressor IclR: MVATVPAKRGKKPRNAAAAAAPQATGQVQSLTRGLKLLEWIAESQGSVALTELAQQAGLPNSTTHRLLTTMQQLGFVRQVGDLGHWAIGAHAFIIGSSFLQSRNLLAIVHPILRKLMEESGETVNLAVLDKSDHQAIIIDQVQCTQLMRMSAPIGGKLPMHASGAGKAFLSQLSDEDVSALLHRQGLKAYTHATLVAPAHLKDDLAQTRKRGYSFDDEEHALGLRCVAACIYDEHHEAFAAISISGPISRMTDDRVTELGAMVIRAAKEVTQAFGGVR
- the aceK gene encoding bifunctional isocitrate dehydrogenase kinase/phosphatase, whose amino-acid sequence is MPPRGLELLIAQTILQGFDAQYGRFLEITAGAQHRFEQADWHAVQQAMKSRIHLYDHHVGLVVEQLRCIMEGKATDPDFLLRVKRHYTDLLPDYPRFEIAESFFNSVYCRLYDHRSLTPDRLFIFSSQPERRFRTMPRPLAKNFFPEQGWQPLLTTLLTDLPLRLPWQDLARDVRYIIAHLNETLGPARLAQAHLEVANELFYRNKAAWLVGKLRLPDATLPFLLPVHRSDDGELFVDTCLTGSAGASIVFGFARSYFMVYAPLPAALVEWLREILPGKTTAELYMAIGCQKHAKTESYREYLHYLRHADEQFIEAPGIRGMVMLVFTLPGFDRVFKVIKDRFAPQKEMSEAHVRACYQLVKEHDRVGRMADTQEFENFVIEKRRISPELMALLQQEVGQKLTDMGDKISISHLYIERRMVPLNIWLEQATGQQLRDAIEEYGNAIRQLAAANIFPGDMLFKNFGVTRHGRVVFYDYDEICYMTEVNFRDIPPPRYPEDELSAEPWYSVAPGDVFPEEFRHWLCADPKIGPLFEEMHSDLFSASYWRALQTRIREGYVEDVYAYRRRQRFCVRWKNHNGHPEAAVSAIAPSAVGEG